In Halobaculum sp. XH14, a single genomic region encodes these proteins:
- a CDS encoding glutathione S-transferase N-terminal domain-containing protein — protein MSDITLYELEGCPYCAKVKNKLAELDIDYDSEMVPRSHAERTEVEEVSGQTGVPVIVDEEHDVDGMAESDDIVRYLEETYGSGAA, from the coding sequence ATGTCCGACATCACGCTGTACGAACTCGAAGGGTGCCCGTACTGTGCGAAGGTGAAGAACAAGCTCGCCGAACTCGACATCGACTACGACTCCGAGATGGTCCCCCGTTCACACGCCGAACGGACTGAAGTGGAGGAGGTGAGCGGGCAGACCGGCGTGCCCGTCATCGTCGACGAGGAACACGACGTGGACGGGATGGCCGAATCGGACGACATCGTCCGGTACCTCGAGGAGACATACGGGTCGGGTGCGGCGTAG
- a CDS encoding transcriptional regulator — protein sequence MSRTAVVGNVTAMLSDAGFLVSERCSVRPKSFDLAARRGEDLLLLKVLGNVDAFDGPTGAEMRRLGSYLSATPMVVGLRTRDEDINPGVVYFRHGVPAIHPDTLYDLLVEEVPPLIYAAPGGLYVNIDGSLVADERKERDWSLGRLADELGVSRRTVAKYEDGMNASVEVAVQLEELFDRPFSDPVNVMEGAEEVREADPTPEPPAVDPDDEHVHAVLSRAGFVVHPTQRAPFKAVSENAEEDDRPEVPFTLLTGHSSFTKTAAKRARLMASLGRVTRTRAVYFTEERSKRESLDGTAIVSVEELAETDDPERVRELIRERSEEPQEA from the coding sequence ATGTCCCGAACGGCGGTGGTCGGCAACGTCACGGCCATGCTCAGCGACGCTGGGTTCCTCGTCAGCGAGCGCTGTTCGGTTCGACCCAAGAGCTTCGACCTGGCGGCCCGTCGCGGCGAGGACCTGCTCCTCCTGAAAGTGCTCGGCAACGTCGACGCCTTCGACGGCCCGACCGGCGCGGAGATGCGTCGGCTCGGCAGCTACCTCTCGGCGACGCCGATGGTGGTCGGGCTCCGGACCCGCGACGAGGACATCAATCCGGGCGTCGTGTACTTCCGACACGGCGTGCCGGCCATCCACCCCGACACGCTGTACGACCTGCTCGTCGAGGAGGTGCCGCCGCTCATCTACGCCGCGCCAGGGGGCCTCTACGTCAACATCGACGGCAGCCTCGTCGCGGACGAGCGAAAGGAGCGCGACTGGAGCCTCGGCCGCCTGGCCGACGAACTCGGCGTCTCCCGGCGCACGGTCGCCAAGTACGAGGACGGGATGAACGCCTCCGTCGAGGTCGCAGTCCAGCTTGAGGAGCTGTTCGACCGCCCGTTCTCGGACCCGGTGAACGTCATGGAGGGCGCAGAGGAGGTCCGCGAGGCGGACCCGACCCCGGAGCCGCCGGCGGTCGACCCCGACGACGAACACGTCCACGCCGTGCTCTCGCGCGCGGGCTTCGTCGTCCACCCCACCCAGCGCGCGCCGTTCAAGGCGGTGAGCGAAAACGCCGAGGAGGACGACCGGCCGGAGGTCCCGTTCACGCTGCTCACCGGCCACTCGTCGTTCACCAAGACGGCCGCCAAGCGCGCCAGGCTGATGGCCTCGCTCGGGCGGGTCACCCGCACGCGGGCGGTCTACTTCACCGAGGAACGCTCGAAGCGGGAGTCGCTCGACGGCACCGCGATCGTTTCCGTCGAGGAACTCGCCGAGACGGACGACCCCGAGCGCGTCCGCGAACTCATCCGGGAGCGCTCAGAGGAACCGCAGGAAGCCTGA
- a CDS encoding tRNA(Ile)(2)-agmatinylcytidine synthase → MTVIGLDDTDSRTAGMCTTYLAALVAEAIADAGGAVERRVLVRLNPAVEHKTRGNAALAVHADVAADRAFEIAADLVDEYAVAEDARTSPGLVVADADPESIPDRVAEFSRAAVRRRHDLPDALELADDAGFRHRGWGAKTGDGTPGRGRIGALAAVGAWPAIADRTVEHISYREFDRCGTPRDVDVDSAFAAADREYPDAWDTVDRGTDEAVCVPNAPGPILFGVRGDDDDAVRRVADGIDAEPVERTALFHTNQGTDAHLADAGLHEVRDGRGYRVTGEVVEAPETRRGGHVFLTLGSGRPAGASDGDDGGDTVELDCVAFAPTGRFRWHVRKLIEGDRVTACGEVDEGTLKLEKFAVRSLVETERVVPSCPDCDLSMESAGADQGYRCQDCGTARAGKVERDRPRELELGWYEVPPTARRHVSKPLIRGGFDAPTHPER, encoded by the coding sequence GTGACGGTCATCGGCCTCGACGACACGGACTCCCGTACGGCGGGGATGTGCACCACGTACCTCGCCGCGCTCGTCGCCGAAGCCATCGCTGACGCGGGCGGCGCAGTCGAGCGCCGCGTCCTCGTCCGCCTGAACCCCGCCGTCGAGCACAAGACCCGCGGCAACGCCGCCCTCGCGGTTCACGCCGACGTCGCCGCCGACCGCGCGTTCGAGATCGCGGCCGACCTCGTCGACGAGTACGCCGTCGCCGAGGACGCACGGACCAGTCCGGGTCTCGTCGTCGCCGACGCGGACCCCGAGTCGATCCCCGACCGAGTCGCCGAGTTCTCGCGGGCGGCGGTTCGGCGACGTCACGACCTGCCCGACGCGCTCGAACTGGCTGACGACGCCGGCTTCCGCCACCGCGGCTGGGGAGCGAAGACCGGAGACGGGACGCCGGGGCGCGGCCGGATCGGCGCCCTCGCGGCCGTCGGTGCCTGGCCGGCCATCGCCGACCGAACGGTCGAGCACATCAGCTACCGCGAGTTCGACCGCTGCGGGACGCCACGCGACGTCGACGTCGATTCCGCGTTCGCGGCCGCCGACCGGGAGTATCCGGACGCCTGGGACACCGTGGACCGCGGGACCGACGAAGCCGTCTGCGTGCCGAACGCGCCCGGCCCGATCCTCTTCGGCGTCCGCGGGGACGACGACGACGCTGTACGACGGGTCGCGGACGGCATCGACGCCGAACCCGTCGAGCGGACCGCGCTGTTCCACACGAACCAGGGAACCGACGCCCACCTCGCCGACGCCGGCCTCCACGAGGTCCGGGACGGACGGGGCTACCGAGTGACGGGCGAGGTCGTCGAGGCGCCGGAGACGCGACGGGGCGGCCACGTGTTTCTCACGCTCGGCAGCGGCCGTCCCGCCGGCGCGTCCGACGGCGATGACGGGGGGGACACCGTCGAACTCGACTGCGTCGCGTTCGCGCCGACCGGTCGGTTCCGCTGGCACGTTCGGAAGCTGATCGAGGGCGATCGCGTCACCGCCTGCGGGGAGGTCGACGAGGGGACGCTGAAACTGGAGAAGTTCGCGGTCCGCTCGCTCGTCGAAACGGAGCGGGTCGTCCCGTCGTGTCCCGACTGCGACCTCTCGATGGAGTCAGCGGGCGCGGACCAGGGCTACCGATGTCAGGACTGCGGGACGGCGCGCGCGGGGAAGGTGGAACGGGACCGGCCCCGCGAACTCGAACTCGGCTGGTACGAGGTCCCGCCGACCGCACGACGACACGTTTCGAAACCCCTGATCCGCGGCGGCTTCGACGCGCCGACCCACCCCGAGCGATGA